In Mucilaginibacter celer, one DNA window encodes the following:
- the rimM gene encoding ribosome maturation factor RimM (Essential for efficient processing of 16S rRNA), translating to MKTEDHFRIGSVLKTKGLKGELQIYVDFDGIEAIKFNAVFIDIAGKLIPYFVSSIKYLQKNNAYLNLEDVDTIEKALPLVKRDIYLPNKLKPKKKKEEFTLNDVEGFIAIDETHGELGEILSVQEYPQQLIATVEYKNKEVMFPLNLEIIKGIDVEGGEIYVDLPEGLLDIYLEG from the coding sequence ATGAAAACTGAAGATCATTTCAGGATTGGCAGCGTTTTAAAAACCAAAGGCCTGAAAGGCGAGTTGCAGATCTACGTAGATTTTGATGGCATCGAGGCTATCAAATTTAATGCTGTATTTATTGATATTGCAGGCAAGCTGATCCCTTATTTTGTATCATCCATCAAATACCTGCAAAAAAATAACGCTTATTTAAACCTGGAGGATGTTGATACCATCGAAAAAGCGTTGCCGCTGGTAAAGCGTGATATCTATCTACCCAATAAATTAAAGCCGAAGAAAAAGAAAGAAGAGTTTACTCTAAACGATGTAGAAGGTTTTATCGCTATCGACGAGACGCACGGCGAATTGGGCGAGATCCTGAGCGTACAGGAGTATCCTCAACAACTGATAGCTACAGTTGAGTACAAAAACAAAGAAGTGATGTTTCCGCTTAACCTGGAGATTATTAAAGGTATTGATGTTGAAGGTGGTGAAATTTATGTTGACCTGCCCGAAGGCTTGCTGGATATTTATTTGGAAGGATAG